The region CAAGCCCGCGGCGAACCGCAGATCGGCGACCAGTGAGGCGAAGGACTCCGCGCGGGCCTCCGACGGCCCGCGCAGCACCGACGACGGGTGAACGGTCACCACCACCTGCGGGTCGACTCCGGCAGGCGCGACGTCGGCGGGCAGACTCAGGACCTCCCCGCGGTGGGCGGTCAGCGTGAACGAGGGGCCCAGCAGCGATTTCGCAGCGGTCGCCCCCAGCAGGACCAGCACTTCGGGATCGATGGCCTGCAGTTCGGCGACGAGCCACGGCCTGCAGGCCACGACCTCGGTGCGGCTGGGCGTCTTGTGGATGCGGCGCGCGCCGCGCTCGCCGCGCACGAACTTGAAGTGCTTGACCGCATTGGTGACGTAGACCGGCTCGCGGTCTACCCCGCCCTCCATCAGCGCCCTGTCCAACAGCTTGCCGGCCGGGCCGATGAACGGCTCGCCGGCGAGGTCTTCGCGGTCGCCCGGCTGTTCGCCGACGAACATCAGACGGGCGGTGGCCGGACCCGCCCCGAACACGGTCTGGGTGGCGTCGGAGAACAACCCGCAACCGCGACAGGACCGCGATGCCGCGGCCAGGTCCGGCAGGTCGCGGCGGGCGGGCAGGAAATCGGCGGCGGTGGTGGCGGTTTTCGTCATGGGGCCCGGATACCCCGGCGCGGCAGCAGGTCAGTCGTCGGGTTGATGGGCGGTGAGCAGGACGTGGTCGAGCCGGGTGCGGGCATCGCCCGACAGCGGAGCCGCCGACACGCGATTCACGAAACGCTCGGCGATCTCCCGGAGTTTGACGTTGGTTTCCTGTGAACGCCACACCAGGACGTCGAAAGCCCGGCCGGCACTGACTCCGTAGGCCATCCGGATCATCCCGACCGCCTGCTGGATGACGGCGCGCTTCTCGTCGAGGTCGGCCACGTACCTGCTGACCGAGCGCTGCACGTCGGCCTCGAAACTCTGCGTGACGTCGACGTAGAAGCCGCTGGTGCCGATGACCTCGCCGGATTCGCCTCTGAGTTGGTCGGCGACCACGACGACGACGTGCTCGTCGCCCCGGGTGTCGATGATGCGGTGACGGCTGGAGAACGCCGCCCCGTGGTGACGGACCCGGTCGATGATCTCCGCGACGGTGGACTTGTCCCCGGGGTGCTTGTGCGACAACACCAGTTCGGTCGTCGGCTGGACCGTTCCGGGCGCGTAGCCGTGCATCGCCGCGACCGCGTCGGACCATTCCCATCGGTCGTCGGCATTGAGGTACCGGAAGCTGCCGACGAACTCGAAATCGCCGGTACCAGAGGGGTCAGCATCAACAACCACGACGGAATGATGAAGCTTCGACGGCTCGTTCGGCAACGGTTTCCCGCAAGTTTCGCTCTCGTGAATCCCCTGTACGAACCCTGGCAGTCCGGATCGCGAAAAGCGTACGTTGGGAACAGTCACCGGCCACGGCGGCGATCGCGGCAGCCGGGGCACGAAGGACTTGATCGCACAGGTCCGTTTTGCGAAGACTTCGCCCTCCGGCGCGCGCCGCCGGCATGACGATTCATACTTGTGGGCAGGGGTTTTCGGCTTTCTCAACAGCTCGGCGCGGTGGGTTCGGAAACGATGCCGCCGCCCGGACGGGTACGCACGGTGAGTCCGAGTTCACGACGGACGCCGTCTTGGACTGAAGTCAGTAGGAGGCCACGGATGCGAACTGCCGGAGCCGAAGTGCAGCACCGAAGGGCCGACGCACCGCGGAGGTGGCCCGCCACCGAGCCCGATTCGACCTGGATCCACAGCGCCTTCGTCCGGCTGCACCGGCTGCCGCAGGAGTCGACCGAGTACGGCCGGCTGCGAAACCGCATCATCGAGGAGTGCCTCCCGCTGGCCGAGCGCATCGCCCGGCGGTACGACAGGCGCGGAGAGACGCACGACGACCTGGTCCAGGTGGCGCGGGTGGGCCTGATGAACGCCGTGAACAGATTCGACCCGGACGCGGGTTCGGAATTCCTCGCGTTCGCGATTCCCACCATGCTGGGGGAGGTCAAACGGTACTTCCGCGACTGCAGTTGGTCGGTGAACGTCCCGCGCCGGCTCAAGGATCTCTACCCCGCGCTGGGGCCGCTCACCACCGAGATGACGCAGCGGTTGGGGCGGTCGCCGACCGCGGGGGAGTTGGCCGAGGCGCTGGGTGTCGACCGCGACGAGGTCGTCGAAACGCTCACCGCCGCAGCGGGTTTCAAGGCTCGCTCGATCGACTACAGCTCCTCGCGTGACGACGATCGCCCGACCCTGGTCGATCGGATGGGCGGACCCGATCCGGGGATCGGGACAGTCGAGGACCGCGACGCCCTGCGGGCACAGCTGGAATGCCTGCCCGAGCGGGAGTACTGGATCGTCATCATGCGGTTCTTCGAATCACTGACGCAGACCGAGATCGCCCAGCGGATGGGCATCTCGCAGATGCACGTGTCCCGGCTGCTGACCCAGTCGCTGGCCCGGCTGCGGGACGGCATGCTGGACCCGCCGCACGTCGCGTGAGCGCCCTCACCGGCTGAGAGTCTGATGCGGGCTCTCACCGTAGGTTTCGCGATACAGCACGGCGAAACGCCCCGTATGCGCGAAACCCCACCGGGTGGCCGTCGCCGTCACCGTCGTCACGGTCCGATCACCGGTGAGCAACTCCTGACGCGCCTTGCTCAATCGGACCCGGCGCAGATAGGCCGTGGGCGTGGTGCCGAGGTGGCGCCGGAACAGGTACTGCACCGTTCGCGGGGTGGCATAGATCTCGGCGGCCAGATCGGCGATCGTGATCCGGCGGGCGGCGTTGGCCTCGATGTAGGCCATGGCCTGGCGCAGCGCCACAGGTTGACTCGGCTGATTCGGTGCGCCGTCGCCGGAGCACGGGTGGGGGAACCCGGCGTACACGGCGGCCCGCACCAGTTCGGGCAGCGCCTCGGACATCACTTCGGCGACCACGTCGTCACCGGTGTTGAGCACGTCGCTGGCGTACGCGATGGTGCGCTTGAGCGAGTCGGCGGCCGACTCCGAACGCGGCCGCAGACACGGAGGCGCCGTGGTCTGCTCGCCGTGGCGCGCCGGATGGATCACATGCACCGCGGTGAAGCGGGCATCGATCGCCTGGAGACACACGGTGCGGCGGCCGGGGCCGAGCAGAAAGACATCACCGCGTGCCGCGAGGACATGGTCGTCGGCCGAGGAGTAGGCGACCTTGCCGGCGTGCACCCAGAGGACCAGGGTGTCGGCGAGGTGGTCGGTGGACACCGCCCCGTCGCCGGAATGACTGATCTGGTCGATCATCAGCCCACTGGACTTGTGCCGTATGTGGGTGAACCGGCGGGCGTGGGGCGAGCCTTGACACTCGATCTGCACACCTGAGCCGTAGACCGATCGCAGGTGCTCGCGGATCCGGCGCGGATCGTCGCTGGAGAACTCGGACCGCGCCGCAGGGCGTGGCTCGTCGCGCGCGTTCACTGTGTCGAGACTGGCGACAGCTGCTAACGCGCCCACGCCTCACACCGTCGGCCGGGCACTTCGCCTCCACCTTCTGAAAGCCTCAACGACCAGTGCCTCTCGTCCCGTTCGACC is a window of Mycolicibacterium chubuense NBB4 DNA encoding:
- a CDS encoding helix-turn-helix transcriptional regulator, giving the protein MNARDEPRPAARSEFSSDDPRRIREHLRSVYGSGVQIECQGSPHARRFTHIRHKSSGLMIDQISHSGDGAVSTDHLADTLVLWVHAGKVAYSSADDHVLAARGDVFLLGPGRRTVCLQAIDARFTAVHVIHPARHGEQTTAPPCLRPRSESAADSLKRTIAYASDVLNTGDDVVAEVMSEALPELVRAAVYAGFPHPCSGDGAPNQPSQPVALRQAMAYIEANAARRITIADLAAEIYATPRTVQYLFRRHLGTTPTAYLRRVRLSKARQELLTGDRTVTTVTATATRWGFAHTGRFAVLYRETYGESPHQTLSR
- a CDS encoding PAS and ANTAR domain-containing protein, translated to MVVDADPSGTGDFEFVGSFRYLNADDRWEWSDAVAAMHGYAPGTVQPTTELVLSHKHPGDKSTVAEIIDRVRHHGAAFSSRHRIIDTRGDEHVVVVVADQLRGESGEVIGTSGFYVDVTQSFEADVQRSVSRYVADLDEKRAVIQQAVGMIRMAYGVSAGRAFDVLVWRSQETNVKLREIAERFVNRVSAAPLSGDARTRLDHVLLTAHQPDD
- a CDS encoding UdgX family uracil-DNA binding protein (This protein belongs to the uracil DNA glycosylase superfamily, members of which act in excision repair of DNA. However, it belongs more specifically to UdgX branch, whose founding member was found to bind uracil in DNA (where it does not belong), without cleaving it, appears to promote DNA repair by a pathway involving RecA, rather than base excision.) — encoded protein: MTKTATTAADFLPARRDLPDLAAASRSCRGCGLFSDATQTVFGAGPATARLMFVGEQPGDREDLAGEPFIGPAGKLLDRALMEGGVDREPVYVTNAVKHFKFVRGERGARRIHKTPSRTEVVACRPWLVAELQAIDPEVLVLLGATAAKSLLGPSFTLTAHRGEVLSLPADVAPAGVDPQVVVTVHPSSVLRGPSEARAESFASLVADLRFAAGLLDR
- a CDS encoding SigB/SigF/SigG family RNA polymerase sigma factor: MRTAGAEVQHRRADAPRRWPATEPDSTWIHSAFVRLHRLPQESTEYGRLRNRIIEECLPLAERIARRYDRRGETHDDLVQVARVGLMNAVNRFDPDAGSEFLAFAIPTMLGEVKRYFRDCSWSVNVPRRLKDLYPALGPLTTEMTQRLGRSPTAGELAEALGVDRDEVVETLTAAAGFKARSIDYSSSRDDDRPTLVDRMGGPDPGIGTVEDRDALRAQLECLPEREYWIVIMRFFESLTQTEIAQRMGISQMHVSRLLTQSLARLRDGMLDPPHVA